In one window of Henckelia pumila isolate YLH828 chromosome 1, ASM3356847v2, whole genome shotgun sequence DNA:
- the LOC140874297 gene encoding secreted RxLR effector protein 161-like, whose product MINKSYDSGVGSLMYGMVCSRPDLAYDMSVASRFMANPLIEHWEALKWILRYLKGAVDIGLRFEKKTNYESAVVGFVDAHFAGNTDNQKSLTRYIFTLYGTAITWKSSLQYVVALSTTKAEYIALIEAMKEVVFHERTKHIDVKMQFIRDMLTRGEVGLEKIATEENPADALTKYLPFAKFKYCMDLVKAVKPSKNY is encoded by the exons ATGATAAACAAGTCTTATGACAGTGGGGTTGGTAGTTTGATGTATGGGATGGTTTGCAGCCGGCCAGATCTAGCATATGACATGAGTGTTGCATCAAGATTCATGGCTAACCCTTTAATTGAACATTGGGAAGCCTTAAAGTGGATTCTAAGGTATTTAAAAGGTGCTGTAGATATTGgtctcagatttgaaaagaagaCTAACTATGAAAGTGCagtagttggttttgttgatgCTCATTTTGCTGGAAACACAGATAATCAAAAGTCTCTCACTAGATATATATTCACTCTATATGGTACTGCTATCACATGGAAATCAAGCTTGCAATATGTGGTGGCACTCTCAACCACAAAAGCAGAATATATTGCTTTAATCGAAGCAATGAAAGAAGTT GTATTCCATGAAAGGACAAAACATATAGATGTGAAGATGCAATTTATAAGAGACATGCTAACAAGAGGAGAGGTTGGATTAGAGAAGATTGCAACTGAAGAAAATCCAGCAGATGCACTAACAAAGTATCTGCCTTTTGCTAAGTTCAAATATTGTATGGACTTGGTAAAGGCAGTGAAACCAAGCAAGAATTATTGA